The Actinomycetota bacterium genome has a window encoding:
- a CDS encoding DUF4440 domain-containing protein codes for MTIRKISKRVLPISGAILAMSMMLVPQAQAAPAAGSPSVTRAYQQWVSTLEKSDCDGADMADLYTKHGILLATFSTYVQGSAEITKYFDHLSCHDTLTVSTQKITGASVGAMAYATGLYTFSYKNADGSTTTVPARFTFVFEKSKGKWLISNHHSSKDPETSKDPIAATP; via the coding sequence ATGACAATCCGAAAGATTTCGAAGAGGGTGCTCCCGATCAGTGGAGCAATACTGGCGATGTCGATGATGCTTGTGCCGCAGGCTCAAGCGGCTCCTGCTGCTGGCTCTCCTTCAGTCACCCGGGCCTATCAGCAATGGGTGTCCACTCTCGAGAAATCCGATTGTGATGGCGCTGACATGGCGGACCTCTATACGAAGCATGGAATTCTGCTCGCCACGTTCAGCACCTATGTGCAGGGAAGCGCGGAGATTACTAAGTATTTCGATCATCTCTCCTGCCACGACACCCTGACCGTCAGCACTCAGAAGATCACTGGCGCCAGTGTGGGCGCAATGGCCTACGCAACTGGCTTGTACACCTTCAGTTACAAGAATGCCGATGGCTCGACGACTACGGTGCCGGCCCGATTCACATTCGTTTTCGAGAAGAGCAAAGGCAAATGGCTGATTTCCAATCACCATTCGTCTAAAGATCCTGAGACTTCGAAGGACCCAATCGCAGCAACTCCGTAA
- a CDS encoding potassium channel family protein, protein MEIRGRRIVVFDDKSRQLDRFGILFLLIAASIVMLSLVDLYEPVDDLLAECVSIGASVLVGATLLLASRASGLAKHWQYIVDVVVVLSVLALAAATLFSTATALDPDGTIAAPVLITILAAVTPAVIVHRLVQHRHIVRGTMFGAISAYLLLPIAFFYMFIAVNAFQTEPFFGVEQPTQIYMYFSLASLTTIGYGDYTAHSDLGRLLCTSEAMIGQIYLVAFVAMLVGLFAAQWRETRAGDRP, encoded by the coding sequence ATGGAGATCAGGGGTCGTCGAATCGTCGTGTTTGACGACAAATCGCGCCAGTTAGATCGCTTCGGAATCCTGTTCCTGCTCATTGCTGCCTCGATCGTCATGCTTTCTTTAGTCGATCTTTACGAACCCGTTGATGACCTGCTGGCGGAGTGCGTCTCGATTGGCGCTTCGGTACTCGTCGGCGCAACCCTGCTGCTTGCTTCAAGAGCTTCGGGTCTTGCCAAGCACTGGCAGTACATCGTCGATGTCGTCGTTGTTCTCAGCGTCTTGGCTCTGGCAGCAGCGACCCTTTTCAGCACAGCCACCGCTCTCGATCCGGATGGCACTATTGCTGCACCGGTGCTGATAACGATCCTGGCCGCAGTCACGCCAGCCGTCATCGTGCATCGCCTGGTGCAGCACCGACATATCGTGCGAGGAACGATGTTCGGCGCAATTTCTGCCTATCTCTTGCTGCCGATTGCGTTCTTCTACATGTTCATTGCGGTGAACGCGTTCCAGACTGAGCCGTTCTTCGGGGTTGAACAGCCGACGCAGATATACATGTACTTCAGTTTGGCTTCGTTGACCACGATTGGTTATGGCGATTACACAGCGCACTCCGATCTTGGACGCCTTCTGTGTACCAGTGAAGCGATGATCGGGCAGATCTATCTGGTGGCCTTCGTAGCGATGCTCGTGGGTCTGTTTGCTGCGCAATGGCGCGAAACAAGGGCTGGCGATCGGCCTTGA
- a CDS encoding Ig-like domain repeat protein yields the protein MNAHTHAASFREEPSSRRGLWKRRFVRAVAGAAAIATVAAGAVTLAPGAIAATTITFQPNGGTVGFGIPLKASVADGSSDIPTGLLSYFVNSGNLIGSSSITTKGVSDPVTWTPAAAGSAGVYAVYTATDGSQTVTSNAVTVSIAKASTTTVVDGPSMAKTSSIQDFTATVKTSGSYVPAGTLTFQTGDGTPIETKALSSQGKATISILMPSTAQTFSIKASYSPDTNTLASASATTSTAVSSSGSNVTLTAPSTGLPGTAVPISVEVSPTTSTGTVTFYIGSTVIDVRALNGGKASTNWTPASSGTSTIKVNYSRTGAMVDGTASQSIVIGQPAQADRITLVPSGTSTAWIPGAGYVLRNSASVTLNPRTTSGLPVTIAAAGSCTVSGTTITAKAGFGTCAITATTAGNANYLPSIQRNTVAMAAGIQTIQAKAPSFSRLAFKRWYRLADPGLVTNTGQSVSWVVTSGTTRCAIKPTVLGAIVIIVKRHGSCTIAARAAGIPQSWLKLNQYFTYSA from the coding sequence ATGAACGCACATACCCATGCAGCATCATTCAGGGAAGAACCTTCATCGAGAAGGGGGCTCTGGAAGCGGCGATTCGTACGCGCTGTCGCCGGTGCAGCCGCTATTGCAACCGTCGCCGCCGGCGCCGTCACGCTGGCTCCCGGTGCGATTGCCGCAACGACCATCACCTTCCAGCCAAATGGCGGCACTGTTGGATTCGGCATACCCCTCAAAGCCTCGGTGGCTGACGGCTCATCAGACATCCCGACCGGACTGCTCTCCTACTTCGTCAACTCAGGCAACCTGATCGGTTCAAGTTCCATCACGACCAAGGGTGTCTCGGATCCGGTCACGTGGACTCCGGCAGCAGCAGGCTCCGCCGGTGTCTATGCCGTCTACACTGCAACGGACGGAAGTCAGACCGTCACCTCGAATGCAGTAACTGTGAGCATTGCCAAGGCATCCACCACGACAGTTGTCGACGGTCCCAGCATGGCCAAGACCTCGTCCATCCAAGATTTCACTGCAACGGTCAAGACCTCCGGCAGCTACGTGCCGGCCGGAACCCTCACCTTTCAGACTGGCGACGGGACCCCAATAGAAACCAAGGCGCTCTCGAGCCAGGGCAAGGCCACGATCAGCATCTTGATGCCGAGCACTGCGCAGACCTTCAGTATCAAGGCCAGTTACTCGCCCGACACCAACACGCTGGCATCGGCAAGCGCGACCACGTCAACGGCGGTGTCGTCCTCGGGGTCGAACGTGACTCTCACTGCGCCATCGACTGGGCTTCCGGGAACCGCAGTCCCGATTTCGGTGGAGGTATCCCCCACGACGTCAACCGGCACGGTCACCTTCTATATCGGCTCGACTGTCATCGATGTGCGCGCACTTAACGGTGGCAAGGCATCAACCAACTGGACTCCGGCTTCATCCGGGACGAGCACCATCAAAGTGAACTACTCCAGAACGGGAGCAATGGTTGACGGAACGGCATCGCAGAGCATCGTGATCGGACAACCAGCGCAAGCTGATCGCATCACCCTCGTGCCATCCGGGACTAGCACTGCCTGGATCCCAGGAGCCGGCTACGTGCTGCGCAATAGCGCATCGGTGACATTGAATCCGCGCACGACGTCTGGCCTGCCTGTCACCATCGCGGCAGCAGGGTCGTGCACCGTGAGCGGAACGACGATCACAGCCAAGGCAGGTTTCGGGACATGTGCAATTACCGCAACGACAGCCGGCAACGCCAACTACCTCCCGTCAATCCAGCGCAATACCGTTGCGATGGCCGCTGGCATTCAAACCATCCAGGCAAAGGCACCGAGCTTTAGTCGCCTGGCCTTCAAGCGGTGGTACCGCCTCGCAGATCCAGGCTTGGTGACCAATACCGGGCAGTCAGTCTCATGGGTCGTGACTTCAGGCACGACACGTTGCGCCATCAAGCCGACAGTGCTTGGCGCCATCGTGATCATTGTGAAGAGGCACGGCAGCTGCACGATCGCGGCTAGAGCTGCTGGCATTCCGCAGTCTTGGTTGAAGCTGAATCAGTACTTCACTTACAGCGCCTGA
- a CDS encoding helix-turn-helix domain-containing protein codes for MKVEAIKPESSTALDSTVERARVLNALGDPIRLAIADLLQLQDLSPDQLADCLGVAGNLLSHHLKVLQEAGVVARVHSQADRRRTYVQLKIESFAGLLPGDGGIRARRVVFVCTENSARSILADAIWQTVSEIPSASAGTHPAARINPKTLSAARRKGLSVFSAKPHSIDEVLRKDDLVVSVCDAVNEELVHMANPRIHWSIPDPARVGTEKAFDSAVAELQARVICLAPRIVQSRTRTRRTRSS; via the coding sequence ATGAAAGTTGAAGCAATTAAGCCAGAGTCCTCCACAGCCCTTGATTCGACGGTGGAGAGGGCGCGAGTGCTCAATGCCTTGGGCGATCCGATCCGCCTTGCCATCGCTGATTTGCTGCAACTGCAAGATCTCTCGCCAGATCAGTTGGCTGACTGCCTTGGCGTCGCAGGGAATCTGCTGTCGCATCACCTCAAAGTGCTACAGGAGGCCGGGGTTGTTGCACGAGTTCATTCGCAGGCCGATCGTCGTCGCACCTACGTGCAGTTGAAGATCGAATCTTTCGCGGGCCTGCTTCCTGGGGATGGAGGAATTCGCGCACGGCGAGTGGTGTTTGTCTGCACAGAGAACTCGGCTCGTTCGATCCTCGCAGATGCAATCTGGCAAACGGTGAGTGAGATTCCCTCAGCTTCGGCCGGGACGCACCCTGCTGCTCGCATCAACCCCAAGACTCTCTCTGCTGCGCGACGCAAGGGACTGTCTGTGTTCAGTGCCAAGCCTCACTCAATCGACGAAGTCCTGCGTAAAGACGATCTTGTCGTCTCTGTGTGCGATGCAGTGAATGAAGAGCTCGTGCATATGGCGAATCCCCGTATTCACTGGTCAATTCCCGACCCAGCGCGAGTGGGAACCGAAAAGGCCTTCGATTCGGCAGTTGCTGAATTACAGGCGCGGGTTATTTGTCTTGCTCCCCGAATTGTGCAGTCACGAACTCGAACCCGACGAACAAGGAGTTCGTAG
- a CDS encoding VOC family protein, producing MEVKELGHLVLYVSDLDASAHFYGEVLGWRMIFGGEREGVRFSAAAFSSPSNRTHHELLLIEVGKDSAAIPAGRRVGMYHFGLKIGDTDDELRAALATLKEHNVSIVGSSDHTVTHSLYVLDPDGNEVELYIDVAGVDWKSDPSLAMAGIKPLVL from the coding sequence ATGGAGGTCAAGGAACTCGGACATCTGGTGCTTTATGTGAGCGACCTTGATGCTTCGGCGCATTTCTATGGTGAGGTGCTCGGCTGGCGAATGATCTTCGGAGGTGAGCGCGAAGGCGTGCGCTTCTCAGCTGCAGCGTTTTCCTCTCCGTCGAATCGAACTCACCATGAGCTCCTCCTCATAGAGGTTGGCAAGGACTCTGCTGCGATACCCGCTGGTCGACGCGTGGGGATGTATCACTTCGGGCTGAAGATCGGAGACACGGACGACGAATTGCGTGCTGCGTTGGCCACGCTGAAGGAGCACAACGTCTCGATCGTCGGTTCTAGTGATCACACTGTTACGCACAGTCTTTATGTGTTGGATCCGGACGGCAACGAGGTTGAGCTCTACATTGATGTCGCTGGAGTTGACTGGAAGAGCGACCCCTCACTGGCGATGGCCGGAATCAAGCCACTGGTCCTGTGA
- a CDS encoding transglutaminase-like domain-containing protein, producing the protein MDEPVRRVSCDLALSVLEPVRLSLQVAPCDALHDLDEVLEIVSDGRTVPVEEIVVPSLGRVHVCYPPPGRVEVIYRAKVTGRAAPTAVTAAERIVYRRPSRYAESDRLAPIAQSEFAGITDAGELLTGVSSWVGTHLNYVEGSSGPTDGSVETMLKRQGVCRDYAHLVIAMLRALDVPARLAAVYAPGLNPMDFHAVVEAAIGDTWRVADPTLLAPRSSFVRICTGRDAGDTAFLSTYGGQADLLWSTVTATIDGDLPTDDVHEQMSIS; encoded by the coding sequence GTGGATGAGCCAGTTCGGCGGGTGTCGTGCGATTTGGCGTTGTCTGTGCTTGAGCCTGTGCGGCTGAGTCTTCAAGTGGCGCCTTGCGACGCCTTGCACGACCTTGACGAAGTTCTTGAAATCGTGAGTGATGGGCGGACAGTCCCGGTAGAAGAGATCGTGGTCCCGAGTCTGGGCAGAGTCCATGTTTGCTATCCGCCGCCTGGTCGCGTCGAGGTCATCTACCGGGCGAAAGTCACGGGCCGAGCAGCGCCCACAGCGGTTACCGCCGCCGAGAGGATCGTCTATCGCCGGCCCAGCCGCTATGCCGAGTCCGATCGCTTGGCACCGATAGCCCAGTCCGAGTTCGCCGGCATCACCGATGCGGGCGAGTTGCTCACAGGGGTGTCATCGTGGGTTGGCACGCACCTGAACTACGTCGAGGGCAGCAGTGGTCCGACTGACGGATCGGTGGAAACGATGCTCAAGCGGCAGGGGGTCTGCCGCGACTACGCGCACCTTGTGATCGCAATGTTGCGGGCGCTGGACGTGCCGGCGCGCCTTGCTGCGGTCTACGCGCCGGGCCTGAACCCAATGGACTTTCATGCCGTGGTTGAGGCCGCGATCGGCGATACCTGGCGGGTGGCCGATCCGACGTTGTTGGCGCCTCGGTCGAGTTTTGTCCGGATCTGTACTGGACGCGACGCGGGCGATACCGCCTTCCTCTCAACGTATGGTGGACAAGCTGACCTGCTCTGGTCGACCGTAACCGCAACCATCGACGGCGACCTGCCCACCGACGATGTGCACGAACAGATGTCGATCTCCTGA
- a CDS encoding pilus assembly protein TadG-related protein produces MMSVRQSCESESGSTLILGIGLLGICLLALAVVTDAGNAFLQHRQLFAIADAAALAGAQAIDLPEYYANGAREATQLDAAAVIARARAHVQREQEQLSIPGLRIDSIRSNGSDVVVEVSAPVRLAFLSLVGTDVIHVSSTARLDFRAT; encoded by the coding sequence ATGATGTCAGTTCGCCAGTCTTGCGAGTCGGAGTCCGGAAGCACGCTGATTCTTGGCATCGGCCTGCTTGGTATCTGCCTGCTTGCGCTTGCGGTGGTAACCGACGCCGGAAATGCCTTCCTGCAACACCGTCAATTGTTCGCGATTGCGGATGCGGCGGCACTAGCCGGGGCACAGGCAATCGATCTTCCGGAGTACTACGCCAATGGCGCGCGTGAGGCGACACAGTTGGATGCAGCTGCGGTAATCGCGCGAGCCCGAGCTCATGTGCAACGAGAACAAGAGCAGTTGAGCATTCCAGGGCTACGCATCGATTCGATTCGCAGCAACGGCAGCGATGTTGTGGTTGAGGTCAGCGCGCCGGTACGGCTGGCTTTCTTGAGCCTGGTGGGTACGGATGTCATCCATGTGTCCTCAACAGCTCGACTGGATTTCCGGGCCACTTAG
- the smpB gene encoding SsrA-binding protein SmpB, giving the protein MAREQGRKLVAQNKKARHDYAIEDVFEAGMVLTGTEVKSLRAGRASLTDGFASIEDGELWLRGVHIPEYSLGTWTNHEPRRARKLLMRKEEIRRIVNKTKESGLTLIPLSLYFKDGYAKVEIALARGRKSYDKRQAIAERESKREATKAIGRVAKGRLD; this is encoded by the coding sequence ATGGCCCGTGAACAAGGGCGAAAGTTAGTCGCGCAAAATAAGAAGGCGCGGCATGACTACGCGATCGAAGATGTCTTTGAGGCGGGCATGGTGCTCACCGGCACGGAGGTGAAGTCCTTGCGAGCCGGCCGTGCCAGCCTGACCGACGGATTTGCCAGTATCGAAGATGGCGAGCTCTGGCTTCGTGGGGTGCACATCCCTGAGTACTCACTTGGCACTTGGACCAACCATGAGCCTCGTCGGGCCCGCAAGCTCTTGATGCGCAAGGAAGAAATTCGCCGCATCGTCAACAAGACCAAGGAGTCTGGCCTGACTTTGATTCCGCTCTCACTGTATTTCAAAGACGGCTACGCCAAGGTCGAGATTGCTCTGGCTCGTGGACGCAAGTCTTATGACAAGCGGCAGGCGATTGCCGAGCGTGAATCCAAGCGTGAGGCGACCAAGGCCATTGGTCGAGTTGCCAAGGGACGACTCGACTAA
- a CDS encoding aquaporin, which translates to MKFAIWRRVAAELLGTAILVATVVGSGIMGTNLSQDLAVVLLINAISTVLVLGVLIWVLGPISGAHFNPAVTGIELLRREMRAIEAGCYVAAQVSGALIGVAIANIMFELPAWNASSHVRTGWPIWIGEIVATAGLLLVIGALTRTGRGHLGALLVPAWIGAAYFFTSSTSFANPAVTIGRSATDSFSGIAPASVPMFVFMQIIGALVGAGLTEVLYPRHGPAEPLDLPDRVH; encoded by the coding sequence GTGAAGTTCGCCATCTGGCGTCGAGTCGCCGCTGAGTTGCTGGGGACCGCGATTCTCGTAGCGACAGTCGTTGGCTCAGGAATCATGGGGACGAACCTCTCCCAGGACCTTGCGGTTGTTCTGCTCATCAACGCGATCTCGACAGTGCTCGTCCTAGGAGTGTTGATCTGGGTGCTCGGGCCAATCTCTGGTGCTCACTTCAATCCAGCGGTGACCGGAATCGAACTCCTTCGACGTGAGATGAGGGCCATTGAGGCCGGCTGTTACGTCGCTGCGCAGGTTTCCGGTGCATTGATCGGCGTCGCAATCGCCAACATCATGTTCGAACTCCCAGCCTGGAATGCCTCAAGTCACGTGCGCACGGGTTGGCCAATATGGATTGGTGAGATCGTCGCCACAGCCGGATTGCTCCTCGTCATTGGCGCATTGACACGTACGGGTCGCGGGCATCTTGGCGCATTGCTCGTGCCCGCTTGGATCGGTGCTGCGTATTTCTTCACATCCTCCACCTCGTTCGCCAATCCGGCTGTGACCATTGGGCGCAGCGCAACAGATTCGTTCTCTGGGATCGCTCCAGCAAGCGTCCCAATGTTCGTTTTCATGCAGATCATCGGAGCACTCGTCGGCGCTGGTCTCACTGAAGTGCTGTATCCCAGACATGGACCAGCCGAGCCCCTGGATCTTCCCGATCGGGTGCACTGA
- the ftsE gene encoding cell division ATP-binding protein FtsE, whose protein sequence is MILFDHVTKLYPTQQRPALEEVSVEIEKGEFVFLVGPSGSGKSTFLRLILREERPTQGSVWVAGKELGHLSNWKIPYFRRQIGTVFQDFRLLPNKTVTENVAFALEVIGKPKAHINKVVPEVLEVVGLEGKENRRPDELSGGEQQRVAIARAFVNRPMLLIADEPTGNLDPGTSVGIMQLLDRLNRLGTTVVMSTHDSAIVDQMRRRVIELDGGHLVRDQSRGVYGYAQ, encoded by the coding sequence GTGATTCTTTTCGACCACGTGACCAAGCTGTATCCAACCCAGCAGCGTCCGGCCCTTGAGGAAGTTTCGGTAGAGATTGAAAAGGGCGAATTCGTCTTCCTGGTGGGACCTTCCGGCTCGGGCAAGTCGACCTTCCTGCGCCTGATCCTTCGTGAAGAGCGCCCGACTCAAGGCTCGGTGTGGGTTGCTGGCAAAGAGCTTGGCCACCTGTCGAATTGGAAGATTCCGTACTTCCGCCGCCAGATCGGCACCGTGTTCCAGGATTTCCGCTTGCTCCCGAACAAGACGGTCACCGAGAACGTGGCCTTTGCCCTCGAAGTGATTGGCAAGCCAAAGGCTCACATCAACAAGGTTGTTCCTGAGGTGCTTGAGGTGGTGGGCTTGGAGGGCAAGGAAAACCGTCGCCCCGATGAGCTTTCTGGTGGAGAGCAGCAGCGCGTGGCCATCGCCCGCGCATTCGTCAATCGCCCAATGTTGCTGATCGCTGATGAGCCGACCGGAAACCTCGACCCGGGAACCTCCGTTGGAATCATGCAGTTGCTTGATCGCTTGAACCGTTTGGGCACAACCGTCGTGATGTCGACGCACGACAGCGCCATCGTTGACCAGATGCGCCGCCGTGTCATTGAACTCGATGGCGGTCATCTTGTGCGCGACCAGTCACGTGGTGTGTACGGATACGCCCAGTAA
- a CDS encoding class I SAM-dependent methyltransferase — translation MTSSPRWFTATPEGNSLRYVERFRHLVASGADLDGEARLIDAMATRNARILDAGCGSGRTAAALFARGHFVVGVDVDVTMIAAAIEDYPGPNWVCADLVNLDLPAHGYAEAFDLVVSAGNVMAYVEAGTEVQILERMRAHLASRGRAVIGFHTDRYAVADFDEHLTLAGFCLDYRFATWELAPWHEQAEFAVSVLSVP, via the coding sequence ATGACTTCCTCGCCACGGTGGTTTACCGCTACCCCTGAGGGCAATTCGCTGCGGTACGTCGAGCGCTTTCGTCACCTTGTCGCCTCCGGTGCTGATCTTGATGGTGAAGCCCGGCTGATTGATGCGATGGCCACGCGGAACGCCCGGATTCTCGATGCCGGCTGCGGATCAGGCCGCACGGCCGCTGCGCTGTTCGCTCGCGGCCACTTTGTGGTGGGAGTGGATGTTGATGTCACCATGATTGCAGCTGCAATCGAGGACTATCCAGGCCCGAATTGGGTCTGTGCTGATCTGGTGAATCTGGATCTTCCGGCCCACGGCTATGCGGAGGCCTTTGATCTGGTCGTATCTGCGGGGAACGTCATGGCATATGTCGAAGCAGGAACAGAGGTTCAGATCCTTGAACGTATGCGCGCTCATCTGGCATCCCGTGGTCGGGCTGTCATCGGCTTTCACACGGATAGATATGCGGTTGCAGATTTCGACGAGCACCTGACTCTCGCTGGCTTTTGCCTCGACTATCGTTTCGCGACTTGGGAGCTTGCCCCTTGGCACGAGCAGGCTGAATTTGCAGTCTCAGTACTCTCCGTCCCTTGA
- a CDS encoding TM2 domain-containing protein, which produces MPAVPAPGVSPKSRTVASVLCFFLGVIGIHRFYVGKTGTGIAMIVTLGGLGVWVLIDLIMLLIGSFRDKDGLLVQTWS; this is translated from the coding sequence ATGCCAGCAGTTCCCGCCCCAGGAGTCAGCCCGAAGTCACGCACCGTGGCATCCGTGCTCTGCTTCTTTCTTGGAGTCATCGGCATCCACCGCTTTTACGTTGGCAAGACCGGCACCGGCATCGCCATGATCGTCACTCTGGGCGGACTTGGCGTGTGGGTGCTGATCGACTTGATCATGCTGCTCATCGGCTCTTTCAGAGACAAGGACGGCCTCCTCGTCCAGACCTGGAGCTAA
- the ftsX gene encoding permease-like cell division protein FtsX, with product MRATFVASEVGHGLRRNLTMTLAVVITVAVSLGLFGGALLLRAQVSTMKDFWYDKVEVSIFLCGKGSDAASCSGGAVTQAQRDQIKTDLESLKPLVDTIFYESQADAYQHFQEQFKNSPIADNVRQSALPESFRVKLSDPTKYEVVASAFAGRPGVEQVNDQRQILDKFFRLLGGLQAIALAIAVLMLVVTVLLIVNTMRVAAFSRRRETSIMRLVGASNFYIQLPFLLEAALAAAAGAVLAILALILTKGILVDEVIAPSFQFTSFVGWDAVLWIAPVMLITGILLAGSAAFFTLRKYLRV from the coding sequence ATGCGCGCAACGTTCGTCGCTAGCGAGGTCGGCCATGGGCTTCGCCGCAATCTGACGATGACCCTCGCCGTGGTGATCACCGTCGCGGTATCCCTTGGACTGTTCGGCGGTGCGCTGTTGCTTCGCGCGCAGGTTTCCACGATGAAAGATTTTTGGTACGACAAGGTCGAGGTCTCGATCTTCCTCTGTGGCAAGGGCAGCGACGCGGCTTCATGTTCGGGCGGGGCGGTCACTCAGGCGCAACGTGATCAGATCAAGACTGATCTTGAATCCTTGAAGCCACTCGTCGACACGATCTTCTACGAGTCTCAGGCTGATGCGTACCAACATTTTCAAGAGCAGTTCAAGAACTCGCCTATCGCTGACAACGTGCGCCAGAGCGCCTTGCCTGAGTCATTCCGAGTCAAGCTCTCCGATCCAACGAAGTACGAGGTCGTCGCTTCGGCATTTGCTGGGCGGCCTGGTGTTGAGCAGGTCAATGATCAGCGGCAGATCCTCGATAAGTTCTTCCGGCTGCTTGGTGGATTGCAAGCCATTGCTTTGGCGATTGCGGTGTTGATGCTTGTCGTCACGGTGCTGCTGATCGTCAACACTATGCGGGTTGCTGCATTCAGTAGGCGAAGAGAGACCAGCATCATGCGGTTGGTCGGCGCATCTAACTTCTATATCCAACTGCCCTTCTTGCTCGAAGCGGCTCTTGCGGCAGCAGCCGGAGCTGTTTTGGCCATCCTTGCTCTCATCTTGACCAAAGGAATTCTCGTGGACGAGGTCATCGCCCCGTCCTTCCAATTCACGTCATTCGTTGGCTGGGATGCTGTCCTTTGGATCGCTCCGGTCATGCTGATCACTGGCATCCTTCTCGCCGGTTCCGCAGCATTCTTTACGCTGCGCAAGTACCTCCGAGTCTGA
- the prfB gene encoding peptide chain release factor 2, whose amino-acid sequence MTSIESAERLAELANTLSSIETVLDLPNLRKSIAELEAEASVPDLWDDQEKAQVITSRLSFQQGELRKVEALRQRLDDVPILLELAEDEGDEASTEEALKELESLQKAITELEVRTLLSGEYDARDALVTIRAEAGGVDAADWAEMLLRMYTRYCERHNWSYEIYDTSYAEEAGIKSATFAVKAPYAYGTLSVEQGTHRLVRISPFDNQGRRQTSFAGVEVIPVVAPAETAEIPDDDLRVDVYRSSGPGGQGVNTTDSAVRLTHIPTGIVVSCQNERSQIQNKATAMVVLQAKLLERQRQEDRAKMDALKGDNSGSWGNQMRSYVLHPYQMVKDLRTETETGNTAAVLDGEIDEFVESGIRWRKQQAIAA is encoded by the coding sequence GTGACTTCCATCGAATCTGCCGAGCGCCTCGCTGAACTGGCGAACACCCTCAGCAGCATCGAGACCGTGCTGGATCTGCCGAATCTGCGAAAGAGCATCGCCGAGCTTGAGGCGGAAGCCTCCGTACCGGATTTGTGGGACGACCAAGAAAAGGCGCAGGTGATCACTTCACGCCTCTCCTTCCAGCAAGGTGAGCTCCGGAAAGTCGAGGCGCTTCGTCAACGCCTGGATGACGTTCCGATCTTGCTCGAGCTCGCAGAAGATGAAGGCGACGAAGCTTCGACAGAGGAAGCTTTGAAAGAGCTGGAATCCCTTCAGAAGGCGATCACTGAACTTGAGGTGCGCACTCTGCTCTCTGGCGAGTACGACGCTCGCGATGCCCTCGTCACCATTCGGGCTGAGGCCGGCGGCGTAGATGCCGCGGACTGGGCTGAGATGTTGCTGCGCATGTATACGCGCTACTGCGAGCGCCATAACTGGTCATACGAGATCTATGACACCTCATATGCCGAGGAAGCTGGCATCAAGTCTGCGACATTCGCGGTGAAGGCCCCCTACGCCTATGGCACTCTTTCGGTAGAACAGGGCACACATCGCTTGGTGCGGATCTCGCCTTTTGACAACCAGGGTCGCCGACAGACCTCATTTGCTGGGGTCGAGGTGATTCCGGTTGTGGCGCCAGCCGAAACAGCTGAGATCCCAGATGACGATCTGCGCGTTGACGTCTACCGTTCCAGCGGCCCGGGCGGTCAGGGCGTCAACACCACGGACTCCGCAGTGCGGCTGACACATATCCCGACCGGCATCGTGGTCTCCTGCCAGAACGAGCGCTCCCAGATCCAGAACAAGGCCACAGCAATGGTCGTGCTTCAGGCCAAACTCCTTGAGCGGCAGCGACAGGAAGACCGAGCCAAGATGGACGCCCTCAAGGGCGATAACTCCGGTTCGTGGGGAAATCAGATGCGTTCCTACGTCCTTCACCCTTATCAAATGGTCAAAGATCTGCGTACCGAGACCGAAACCGGCAACACCGCGGCCGTGCTCGACGGTGAGATCGATGAGTTCGTGGAGTCCGGTATTCGGTGGCGCAAGCAGCAAGCGATCGCGGCGTAA